The window atttggaattagTGCATAAATCATTTACGAATTACGAAAGCTGTGTGGAATTACAAGAATTAATTTGGATTACTGGAATctctattgatttttttttggggcTACTGAGTtttcctgatttttttttggaactgGAATCAGttgtttatatatttttggaaTCTAATCGAAATCGCTCGGAATTATTTggaattattataattatagtaTTACCTTTATctactgaaataatttttggaattgtCAAAGATTActtgtaattgtaattacgTTTCTTAGAATTATCggaattattttggaatttcAAAAAGCTACTTAAGTTGGAATTGGTGGGATTTTTTGGAATTGGAAATAGTTGTACACATTAAGGgcccttaaaaaataattgtaatggCACTATGAAACgccaaatatattttttgaataaaatcgtGTTTCTTCTAATGACGCAATGTAATATATTCAAATGCATGCGGAAATTCTCATGAGATAAATAATAGTGAGAATCTCGCGTTGAACTAGGTTAGTAGCGTTAAAAAGTTCATCGTAGGTTGTATCAGCTTGTCTTCCACTAAGATAAAACGGAAACTCACCACGTGACCCATCCGTCCTAAatacttcattttttcttgCACCGCTGCAACTTGCTTCAAATACCACTCTCGCGCCTTCTCCACCGCATTCAACCCTTGCATCAAAACGTCCTTTTCTTGCTCTATCTGCTTCATCCGCTTCAGCATATTGTAATCGATTCCGTTCTGCAAAGTGTGTCGTCTCGGTTCTCTTCGTCTAACGTTTGCTTTCTTCTGATACATCCCGGGGGCGACTGGAATATCACTCTGGGCGGCTTTGCCATCACCTAGACTGCGGCCAGTGCGGAGGAGGCCAGTGTATTGGGGCCGTTTCTCGGTTTTGTTCTCTTGGTCGTTCATCATCAGGCCCATTTGCCAGTTTTGGAGCGCCGTCCGGATCTCAGCCCTGTCCATGTTGCCCCCTCGGTCGATGCCGATGGCGCTTCTGGGGGGCTTTGGGGGGCCGTAGAGCGGCTTGTTGATGTTGGGGACGGGCTTCTCCCCCTGGGGGTCCTTGGGGAGGAGCTGGGGCATACTTATCGTCCGCTGTTGCGACATGACGTTGTTTGGCCTGATGGCGGCAGTGTTCCAGTTTTGTTTCGGGGGCTCTGTACacgaaatttcaatttttactaccccaaaaaattaatttgaatttttattttttttatcaaaaaattctaaaaatataaattccaaaaatcgacgaaaaaatttaatacctttaatcataaaaaaaatgtacagggtgttacGTGAGGATCTGAAAgcctttgtaatttttcgtaaaatctACTTTTCTCGAGTGAAATAATGAAATGTGAAAAGATGCAAACGACATCGGCactaatatttttcgaaacaaattaaaaatatggataaaaatatttaaaagctAAAATATAGTTATGTTgttcttaaataaaaattttacttaatttggCAAAGCgtttcaaatttaatgaatttctagctcaaaaataaattacatctGTTTTCTGTTCTTGAACTAGCGATATAAATGTGAAGAAATAACAGTTTTCATAATCTTTTCGACTTTTGTCTACGCACTCGTAATTACAGTAGTGAAGCTGTAAACCTCATTGCAAAGTAGGTTTtccttattaataaaaatctccAAGCAGTGATGAGAGGAAGCAAAATTGCTCGTAACTGGCGGAAATTGCTTTATCTTGTCTTAATACAACTACCGTTGtactttgattttaaatttggtgcaaaaaacgaactaagTACAAGTACTCTGCtctaaaataaagatttttgttcATAAATCGTTCAGAATTAACCAAAAAAGTGAATGATCATGTTTCTAACGATTTCCAAACGATTTTTTCACTTGGTTCAGCACAGTCgcttttagagataaattgcTCCTAATTTACCAAAAAGGCAAAACAACGATTTTTGCACCTACTTTAACAAAATCTCTTGACTCAATAAGAAGTTAAATCGCTTGTAGTTAGTTAAGATAGAGttagaaattcaaaataatgataattaaaattaaaatgacaaATTCTATACTTTATTGAGGAAACACGTTTCTGGCTTAAAAACGAGGAAGGAATTGGCTGAAAAAAGGTAGTTTCTGCTCTACAACAgtgatttttgaatttgtttcagCAAAATTTTAGGAATTCAGTAACTCAACCATTTGtaacaatttacaaaattagctTTTTGGTAACAATCTAaatatatctcaaaaaaagttaaattgctttaaattgattgaaaaaatGAGTATTTTGCTCTAAAATGACGATCTCCTACTTGTTTCAGCAGAATCTCTTAAATTGAGTAAGATTCTAGCTTAAACGTGAGCGAAATGTTCGTAATTGAACGAAACagatttatattataaattgatccatatttttaatttttttcgaaacaaattaaaaatatggatcaatttatttttaatgcataATCTACTCATGAGTAATGACTAAGACACCTTGaacttaaaaacttaattccGAATATAATTCTGAAAACGGGAAAAACTAAGCCAAGCTATAATCCTACTTTGCAATGAGGTTTACAGCTTTACTGCTGTAATTGAGAATGCTCTTTCTTGTGcctttgttataaaaataattataattactgcggttgcgttttttttgtaaagtctTTTGCACTTCCATTAAATGCAACTCTGTGGACACGAAGATAAAATTAATGTCGCACTACTTGGCTCATTTTTGAGCAGAAActctcaaaattcaaaaaggaaaaattgtgaaaatttttattttaataccaTTTACAAGCACTTTTATCAAAAGAGATTttgacaaaacaaaataaatacgaaCGGCATTTTAGAACAGAGATACTAACTCTTATAGTTATTTCAAACCGTTTTGGTTCATTTTTGCGTCTAAATCTCTAAGAATTGTCTAAGAAAATTATCATTTTGggatattttctttatttgttttagccaatttctaaCGAAAAACGGCCGAAAATAGTAATTCTAAGAGAAGAAAAGTTATTTCGTTATTAAACGTCAGCAAATGAATCAGtgtataaaaaacacaaaacaataTAATTGAAGTACgaatcacaaaaatattttgtgctTTCTGAATCTGATAAGGTTAATGTTCTAGATAAGTTGAAATGGATACgagtttgaaaatttaaaaaagtcttcTTAAAATTGAAGTAAAAAGGAAAGACTAGCCCGAAAACCtaagaaataaatttggaagttcgaaaaactaaaaatatatattttagaaaattgacaaaaaatgtgaatCATAATTATAAGCAATATActcagaaattaattttaagatcTCAAAAATTAGCCAAGCCATGTCGAGACCATTATAGTACTTTAAAACTTGATTTATAAACTCATATTATTACAACCCGTATTTCACTGGAAATCTTTACATTTGCAATTTGGGGTGAAGGTAagattttaggttttttaatttaaaaaattttcgcTCAGGATAAAAGTTTTTGATACTTCGagattttaaagtttttacgtttttcctaaagttgtttttttttcacgttttttaatttcttcaaatCCTTATTTAttcttgtttctttttttcttaatataactttaattttaaccttcgttttctctaaaaaatcgaaaataaataagtaaaccTGAAAAATCGtagttaaaccaaaaaaattagcgAATTCAAatatatctaaaaaaattaaaaaatcaaacaaatctATTAAAGAATAAGAaacaaattctgaaaaaaacataatcgctgaaaacttaaaattcgTAGGTATCACAATCCTAACTGAAGTTTAGTGagaagtttaaaattaaataaacctaAAATCTCAAAACCaattcgaatttttgaaaaactagaactcaatttttacatttaatatattttccgATTTATGACCAGAGGtagatttttggttttggttaGAAGTAGTGTTTCTACAGATAGTACCTAGTTTCTAATATTTCGTGAGTTTGAAGtgaaatttgtataaatttttcaatggTTTTTCTATCGTTTTcattttacagatttttttatttcagtttgcattttctctaattttaatattattagtcgATTTGCATTTAATGAAAACACAAcagaaacaaaacaataaaataaaaaaatcaaagattcAATGCAACTTTGACGTCATAATTATCTAAAAAGGTGCGGAAGTTCatgtaattaatttgcaaGAAAAAACCGAAATAGGTATTTAGAATTCTggaaaagataataattaaattttgatttgaataaaaaacctgaaaaaacttatttaaactttAGGTTAAACCAAAAACTCAAACAAATCTGAACCAAAAAATCTCATAAAGGAAAcaatccaaaaataaataaaaactgaaaatctgTCATACCTCTAACTGAAACTTAATAAATAGTAACGTAGtaattgtatttatttcacaaaaacttAGTTAAAACATTGGTTAAACCAAAATCTCAAATAAATCTGAaccgaaaaattttaaaaaggaaactctaaaattaaataaaaaaggacAACCTGAAAAAAACCTCAGACCTCTAACTGTCAGATCGGTTCAGATATTAGTTTCGTCATAAATGAAATAcggtttaattattaattaataccaTTTGCAGATTATATTAtgcacaattttaaaaaggtTGTTGTTGAAAACAATGAACTAATCACAGATAagaacattttaaaataatgttggGCGTAGAATAAAAAAGActcgaaatttttaatcagaactgtgattaaaattaatttttttggttttggttaCTTATTACTGATTAAAAATACTGTCATTGCATTGTTTTCTCAGTTTtgtattttctcattttaattttattttgttctatTATATTTCAGTGAATCACTTTAACAAAAACGTAAGAGTACTTTCGTCTTTAagagaataaaatataaaattcaactttaaataattgaagaagtcattttttttttaattttaagttaagtTAAGTAAGGCGTCATTTCTAAAAGAATGCGGAAGATCagttaataattgtaataatgtagttgtaataatgaatttgaaaaatcctagaaaattttgaaaaatttaaataaacacgaatcaaaaaaataataacagtcAAAGATAATTAAACTAAACCTGAAGTACTCGACCTAAAAACCTGAAAAtccataaaaatataaaattttgacaaaattttgatccTTATTTTTGAGAACAGACAAATGTTgtgaaatgaaataaatttagcTTTATTTGTACCctaaattatagaaaaaaaattttggaggttgtaaaatttgaaatacccTGTATGTCCAAAAGCGGTGCTGACGGGGGTCTGTTGGTGGGCGCAACCCCCTCCCTCTTGTCGCTCCTCCTCTCCACTTGGTTCCTCAACAGGCAGATTTTCAACCCCGCACAGAACCTCTCGAAGGTGAGCATCCCATTGGGGGGTGTCACCTTGCGCAGGCTCTCGAGGACGCCTTTGGGCAAGCCTTTGGAGCCGTCGTCTTGCCATCTGTTCTCGATGTCCGCAAAATTGACCAAACCCGTCCTTTTGTCGTCCATGATGTCGAAGAGGGTGCGCATGGCAGCCACGAACTGCTTGGGGAGGCCGTCGAGGGTTGACGACTGGATGGGCGATGACATGTTGTGTTGTTTACACTTTTGTTAGCAGTACCATCGACCGCACGAGTGGTACCGTGCTTCGGCTGAACTCGACTGAGATTGGTGGGTTCGCTGGTAGGGTACCCTACCAGCGGTGGGACGATGGAGCAGGTACCACGTAATAACCGTTGGCGAGGAGGAAGACTGACCTTCGGGTGAGGTACCGGTGTTGGCGGGAAAATGAGATCGGTATTGTTTTGCTGGCTTATGACACACCAGATTTGAATTTCGGGTCAGTTGGGAGTGGAGCTTGAAGTAACCTGGTTAAAAAACTTGAATCTGGTGATGATGGTTTAAGTGGATTTTGTAAATCGTTAAAAACCGTTTCATTATTGTTCGGGTTTTGTGCTTGCTTTAAATTTCTAACGttggcttttttatttttttataaataaggaAAAACTACTTTGTAACCAGGTTTACAGCTTTGCTACTGTAATTAAGAATGCTGTTGCTCAAGTCTttgttagaaaaatatttattgcggTTGCGGTTTTTGTCTTCTTGCACTGGCGTCAAATCCAACTTGCgtaaagttaatttttcactatcagctcatttttgagatttttcaaaaaaagcaCGAAAATCATCATTTCATTTTGCTGAAACCAATACAAAAATCGTTGTTCTGGAGCAGAATACTCGATTGTCATTTTGGGACAAcgatttagctcgtttttgaGGTAAAAGTCAAAGTTATAGCaacgttttttttgtacaccataaagttttacaacagataaGCAATATAAGATAAGCAATCCTTACAATAAGATGTTTTGACACAAGTGACTACAGTCTGTCTGCAATAACTCACAATAAGCCTGTCTGAGTGATTAGTTTGAAGAGTCCTTGCGGTTTTGgggtaatcataataaaaatttattggtgtacaaagaaaacgttactACAATAATGTGATTTTTCTAAAGTAGCCAACAATTTAACTCATTTGTTTAAGAGAAAATTGATTGAGAATAAGTATTACATATTTTGGTCAATTTCGAACTATTTCTAATCCCGCTAATTGTTTGGTATTAACTGAAACAAGcacgaaaactattattttactCGATTTTTTAAGAGTACTAAACTATTTAGCTTGTTTCTGAACCAGAGATTCTTTAAATTCAGAAAGATTTTACCAagaaaactacaaaaattgacattttaagagaaaataaatCTGTTTCGTtcaattacgaaaattttccTCACGTTTAAGTTAGAATCTTATTCAATTTAAGAGATTCTGCTGAAACAAGTAGGAAATCCTCATTTTAGAGCAAAATACTCATTTTTCCAACCAATTCAAAgcaatttaactttttttgagataaatttttactaatctGAAGAGATTTTGAGAAGAATGCAG of the Tribolium castaneum strain GA2 chromosome 1, icTriCast1.1, whole genome shotgun sequence genome contains:
- the LOC660078 gene encoding suppressor APC domain-containing protein 2, translated to MSSPIQSSTLDGLPKQFVAAMRTLFDIMDDKRTGLVNFADIENRWQDDGSKGLPKGVLESLRKVTPPNGMLTFERFCAGLKICLLRNQVERRSDKREGVAPTNRPPSAPLLDIQEPPKQNWNTAAIRPNNVMSQQRTISMPQLLPKDPQGEKPVPNINKPLYGPPKPPRSAIGIDRGGNMDRAEIRTALQNWQMGLMMNDQENKTEKRPQYTGLLRTGRSLGDGKAAQSDIPVAPGMYQKKANVRRREPRRHTLQNGIDYNMLKRMKQIEQEKDVLMQGLNAVEKAREWYLKQVAAVQEKMKYLGRMGHVEPWSEAQQERLELQRARVFEVNRHLAALTDSWERGGLPLHMNLAVHHYPQNLDLNDRLKQQNRLLTEEVSKKSERISLLEREKANLIQMLQMRSAPNRNGQEEAVF